One segment of Paenibacillus rhizovicinus DNA contains the following:
- a CDS encoding exosporium glycoprotein BclB-related protein: protein MGKFPGPPGPPGPPGPPGPRGATGPAGDPGANGLRGATGATGAAGAAGLIGATGATGSTGAAGTAGAAGATGATGATGSTGTAGTAGAVGATGATGATGATGFTGTAGLAGATGTTGTTGATGTGATGTTGATGATGATGATGATGITGTTGETGATGIPGSGAIIPFASGIPAVLTTILGGLVGTTSLVGFGNSIAGVALAGTTIDLTGAAGTLLNFAFSVPRDGTITSVAAYFSTTLALSLIGSTVTITAQLYSSTTPNNIFSPVAGTEVTLAPALTGVIAIGDISNGIVTGLAIPVTAETRLLMVFSATAAGVTLINTVAGYASAGVAIN from the coding sequence ATGGGGAAATTTCCAGGACCTCCAGGACCTCCGGGACCCCCTGGGCCACCGGGACCGCGCGGGGCGACAGGACCGGCAGGTGATCCGGGGGCAAACGGGTTAAGAGGGGCGACCGGCGCAACCGGAGCTGCGGGAGCGGCAGGTCTGATAGGAGCAACGGGCGCAACGGGTTCTACGGGAGCGGCGGGAACTGCGGGAGCGGCAGGTGCGACGGGAGCAACCGGAGCAACCGGAAGTACGGGAACAGCCGGGACGGCAGGAGCGGTCGGCGCAACAGGTGCAACAGGCGCAACGGGTGCAACGGGCTTCACGGGCACGGCAGGATTAGCTGGCGCGACGGGGACGACGGGGACGACGGGCGCGACAGGCACAGGCGCAACAGGCACGACCGGTGCGACCGGCGCAACTGGTGCAACAGGCGCAACGGGCGCGACGGGGATAACAGGAACGACAGGAGAAACCGGGGCGACGGGTATACCGGGATCGGGTGCCATCATTCCGTTCGCGTCGGGCATACCGGCCGTATTAACGACGATTCTTGGCGGACTGGTCGGTACGACAAGCCTTGTAGGATTCGGCAACTCGATTGCAGGGGTAGCTCTTGCAGGCACGACTATCGATTTGACCGGGGCCGCAGGCACCTTGTTGAACTTTGCCTTCTCCGTGCCGAGAGACGGGACGATTACATCCGTGGCTGCGTATTTCAGCACGACGCTGGCGCTCTCGCTTATCGGGTCGACTGTAACGATCACGGCACAGTTATACAGCTCGACGACGCCGAATAACATCTTCTCTCCGGTAGCGGGTACCGAGGTCACCTTGGCGCCGGCGCTTACCGGAGTCATCGCCATTGGCGACATCTCCAACGGGATCGTTACCGGATTAGCGATTCCGGTAACGGCGGAGACGCGTCTGCTGATGGTATTCTCCGCCACGGCCGCAGGCGTTACCTTGATCAACACTGTCGCGGGTTATGCGAGCGCGGGAGTGGCCATCAATTAA